One Terriglobales bacterium genomic region harbors:
- a CDS encoding cytochrome b N-terminal domain-containing protein produces the protein MPDEKNSNGKNGKSTGLVDTIKTGVKEDLESLKTDLPAKAKESLETLKNPTKTQLYTSIFRHKHDDTPRNRALGVLSNVFLHLHPAKINRDSVRYSYTWGMGGITFYLFLVLTFTGTLLMFYYHPSKVQAFRDVLYLEHDVPFGRLLRNMHRWAAHLMVIAVELHMFRVFLTGSYKKPREFNWNVGVILLVLTLLLSFTGYLLPDDQLGFWAVTVGTNMARATPLLGHEGPFSNYLNMTPYNDVRFGLLGGSIVDANALLRSYIWHCIGIPIIASIFMVLHFWRVRKDGGISGPAQVILDSEVKEARK, from the coding sequence ATGCCTGATGAGAAAAACTCGAACGGCAAAAATGGCAAGTCGACCGGTCTGGTAGACACGATCAAGACGGGTGTCAAAGAGGATCTCGAATCCCTTAAGACGGATCTTCCTGCGAAAGCAAAAGAATCTCTGGAAACGCTCAAGAATCCGACCAAGACGCAACTCTACACGTCGATTTTCAGACACAAGCATGACGACACACCTCGCAATCGTGCCCTCGGCGTGCTTTCCAATGTTTTTCTGCATTTGCATCCGGCGAAGATTAACCGCGATTCGGTGCGCTACAGCTACACCTGGGGGATGGGCGGGATTACCTTTTATCTGTTTTTGGTGCTCACCTTCACCGGTACTCTGCTGATGTTTTACTACCACCCGAGCAAGGTACAGGCTTTCCGCGATGTGCTATACCTCGAGCACGATGTCCCTTTTGGCAGGCTGCTGCGCAACATGCACAGGTGGGCTGCCCACCTCATGGTGATCGCCGTCGAGTTGCACATGTTTCGAGTGTTTCTCACGGGCTCCTACAAGAAGCCGCGGGAGTTTAATTGGAACGTCGGCGTCATTCTTCTGGTGCTGACACTTTTGCTGTCCTTCACTGGTTATTTGTTGCCGGACGATCAGTTGGGCTTCTGGGCTGTTACCGTGGGAACCAACATGGCGCGGGCGACGCCGCTGCTTGGACACGAAGGTCCCTTCAGCAACTATCTCAATATGACCCCGTACAACGATGTGCGATTTGGATTGCTCGGTGGATCCATCGTGGATGCCAACGCACTCCTGCGGTCTTACATCTGGCACTGCATCGGCATTCCCATCATTGCATCGATTTTTATGGTTCTTCACTTCTGGCGAGTGC